Within Alteromonas sp. LMIT006, the genomic segment GAAGTTTGGCCAAATGCACCCGATTGCGCTCACCACCAGATAAATCTTTGATGAATTTTTGTTGATCCGTACCCTTAAAGTTAAAGCGAGAACAATACGCTCGGGCATTGATTTCAAAATTGCCAATACGAATGATATCTTGCCCATCGGATATCTCTTGGAAGACGGTTTGGTTTTCATTCATGTGGTCGCGGAACTGTTCAACCGAGGCAATTTGTACTGTCTCCCCCACATCAATGGTGCCGCTATCGGCTTGTTCTGCTCCAGTAAGCATTCTAAAGAGGGTGGATTTACCTGCACCGTTTGGACCGATAATGCCAACAATAGCACCTTTGGGCACAGAGAAAGACAAATCATCGATCAACACTCTGTCACCGTATGATTTGCTCAAGCCGTTCACATCAATGACTTTATCACCGAGGCGCTCGCCCGGTGGGATGAATAGCTCATTGGTTTCGTTTCTCTTTTGATAATCGCCGGTCGAGAGTTCAGCAAAACGAGCCATACGGGCCTTGGATTTAGCTTGACGACCTTTCGGATTTTGTCTGACCCACTCTAGTTCTTGTTTAATCGACTTTTGACGTGCACTCTCTGCTTTTTCTTCTTGTTCTAGACGCTTGTCTTTTTGTTCTAGCCACGATGAATAATTGCCTTCCCACGGGATCCCTTCACCACGGTCTAGTTCTAAGATCCAGCCAGCAACATTATCCAAGAAATATCTATCGTGAGTTATCGCTACGACGGTGCCATCATAATCGTGCAAGAAGCGCTCGAGCCAAGCCACACTTTCAGCGTCCAAGTGGTTGGTTGGTTCGTCAAGCAGCAGCATGTCAGGCTTTTCGAGTAGTAACTTACACAATGCCACGCGACGACGCTCGCCTCCGGATAATTTGCTAATGTCTGCATCCCAAGGTGGCAGACG encodes:
- the ettA gene encoding energy-dependent translational throttle protein EttA, which gives rise to MAQFVYSMHRVGKIVPPNRFILKDISLSFFPGAKIGVLGLNGAGKSTLLRIMAGVDTDIEGEARPLPGIKVGYLPQEPKLDESLDVRGNIELALGEVKHALTRLDEVYAAYAEPDADFDALAAEQGKLEAIIQAQDGHNLDAALERAADALRLPPWDADISKLSGGERRRVALCKLLLEKPDMLLLDEPTNHLDAESVAWLERFLHDYDGTVVAITHDRYFLDNVAGWILELDRGEGIPWEGNYSSWLEQKDKRLEQEEKAESARQKSIKQELEWVRQNPKGRQAKSKARMARFAELSTGDYQKRNETNELFIPPGERLGDKVIDVNGLSKSYGDRVLIDDLSFSVPKGAIVGIIGPNGAGKSTLFRMLTGAEQADSGTIDVGETVQIASVEQFRDHMNENQTVFQEISDGQDIIRIGNFEINARAYCSRFNFKGTDQQKFIKDLSGGERNRVHLAKLLKAGGNVLLLDEPTNDLDVETLRALENALLEFPGCAMVISHDRWFLDRVATHIMDYRDEGKINFYEGNYTDYEAWLKENFGQDVVEPHRLKYKKIAK